CCGATGGTGAGCACACCCGAACACTCGGCGTCGTCTCGCTCGGTATCTCCCTGCTGCTCTTCGCCGGCGCGTCGTTCTTCCTGTTCCTCTATCCGGTCGACCCGCTCACGCCGTTCGTCTACGCGATTACCGGGGTGCTGTCCGTCGGCGGCCTCGGTTTCCTCGTCACTGGCCTCCGACGGGTCGTGTCCGGATAACGGACCGAGCGCTGGGGCTCTCCGGTCGGGCGACCGAGTGGAGCGGATCCGTAGCCACGATACCGTCCGACCGGCTCCGCTTCCGGATCAGTTCGACTCGTCGCGTTCGCGCTCGTCGTCCTCGTCGTCCTCGTCGGTCAGTTCGCTGATCTTCCCCTCGACTTCGTCCTCGCGCGGTCGCCGGTCGACGCGCTCGTTCACCTCCTCGACGCGCCGCGTGACCTCGTCGACTTCCTCCGAGACGGTCTCCTCGACTCGCTGGTCGACCTCCTCCGAGACCGTCTCCTCGACCCGCTGGCCGACCTCCTCCGAGACCGTCTCTTCGACCCGCTGGCCGACCTCCTCCGATACCGTTTCCTCGACCCGTCGGTCGACCTCCTCCGATACCGTTTCCTCGACCCGTCGGTCGACCTCCTCCGAGATGGTCTCCTCGACTCGCTGGCCGACCTCCTCCGTGACCGTCTCTTCGACCTGTTCGTCGACCTCCCCGGTCATCCAGTACGGGTCGAACCGGGCCATCTTCCACCCGACGTGGATCGCATAGGAGACGAGCACGCCCAATCCGAACGCGACACCGACGCCGGTCCCGACCGTGAGGATCAGGGCTATCGCGGCGAATATCAGCACGCCGTAGGTGAGATCCACGATCGAGTCGACGCGATTCGGGTTCATACACCGACTATGAACGGTTGCAGGGATAGATGTACCGTGACCGAACGGGGTCGACCGCCGAGCGCGTGAGCGCACCGTTTTAAGCTAGACTGTCCTCTTCGTAGATCATGGTCGAACCGCTTCTGGTTGTGGGTCTCGTCGTCGCGCTCTTCGTCGGTTACAACATCGGCGGTGCGAACACCGGGCCGGCGTTCGGTCCGGCCGTCGGCGCGGGGGTGCTCTCGAAGGTCGCCGCGGCGGCGCTGATGTCGGTCTTCTTCTTCCTCGGCGCGTGGACCGTCGGTCGGCGGGTCGTGGACACGCTCGGCCAGGACCTCCTGACCGACCCCGGGGTCTTCACGATCGAGACCAGCATCGTCGTGCTGTTCTTCATCGGTGGCGCGCTGTTCATCGGCAACTACTCCGGGGCCCCCGCCTCGACGTCGATGACGGCCGTCGGGGCGATCGCCGGCCTCGGGGTCGCGACGAACGAACTCGACTGGGCCGTGATGGGCGAGATAGCGATCTGGTGGATCGTCGCCCCGCTCGTAGGCTTTTGGGTCTCGATGGTGGTCGGTCGGTACTTCTACCCCGCGATCAACAGCTGGATCGCGGTCACGACGACCGAGGGAGCCCTGCTCGAAGTCGACCGGTCGGGGACGATCCCGAGGCTACGGCGAGGAACGAACACCACCGTCCGGGAGGTGGCAGGCACGGTGGTCGTCGTCGCCATCGCGTGCGTCATGGCGTTCTCGGCGGGGACGTCGAACATGGCGAACGCGATCGCGCCGCTGTACGGGGCCGGCGTCGCGCTGGACCCGCTGATGATACTCGGCGGTGTCGCGGTCACCATCGGGGCGTTCACGATCGCCCGCCGAACGCTCGACACGCTCGGCAACGACATCACCACGCTCCCGCTGACGGCCGCCATCGTCGTCGCGGTGATCTCCTCGGGCATCGTGATCGGGCTCTCCGCGATCGGCATCCCCGCCTCGTTCGTCATCATCGCGACGATGTCGATCGTCGGGCTCGGCTGGGGACGAGCCACCCGCACCGTCGCCGTCTCGGAGGTTCGCCGCGAGCGGACGCCACCGCTCTCGGTGGACGCGCTGGCCGTCGACGAACCGGGCGAGGACGCACCCGCCATCGGCGAGGAGGAACCCGAGCGGGTCGCGACGGCCGGCGAACTGTTCGACCCCGGCACGACCGGCCGGGTGATAGTGATGCAGAACGTCGTCCCGGTGCTCTCGACGATCGGTGCCTACGCCACGTTCCGGGTGGCCTTCGAGTTCTGGTGGTGAGGGGGTCTCGGGACCGGCTCGCGTACGCGACGGCGTAACCACCTACCCTTATACCTCCAGCGCGACGAGTGACGACCGTGAAACCGGTGTTCCAGTTCGGTATGCGCACGACGGTCCGAAGCGCCGGGTGGAGTCGGCCCTCGTCGTGGGTTCGGTAGCACGGACCGACCACCGGGGCGGTGAACCGCGGCGCGTTTCTCGTATCGTCTTCGACCACCAGTCACCACACCGATGAGACACCCGAAACCGAAAACGCCGGGCTTTAGGCCCGCATCGAGGTATCGATACGCATGAGCCACGAGACGTTCCCCACCGACCACCCCGCGGTGGTCACCTGCGGGTTACCCTACGCCAACGGCGACCTCCACGTCGGCCACCTCCGAACCTACGTCGGCGGCGACGCGCTGGCGCGCTCGCTCCGGAAGCTCGGCCAGGAGACCGCGTTCGTCTCCGGGTCGGACATGCACGGCACCCCCGTCGCGGTCAACGCCTGGGAGGAGGGCGTCAGCCCCGAGGAGTTCGCGCTCCGCCACCACGAGAAGTACCAGGAGACCTTCCCGAAGTTCGACATCGAGTTCGACAACTACGGCCACACCCGCGAGGAGACCAACGTCGAACTCACCCAGGAGTTCGTTCGCGAACTCGACGAGGGCGGCCACATCTACGAACAGGAGATCGAAGTCGCGTGGGACCCGGAAGCCGACCAGCCGCTGCCCGACCGCTACGTCGAGGGCACCTGCCCGTACTGCGGCGAGCACGCCCGCGGCGACGAGTGCGACGAGGGCTGTGGTCGCCACCTCGAACCCGGCGAGATCGAAGAGCCCACGAGCGTCGTTACTGGGAACTCCGCCGAGTACCGCACCCGCGAACACGAGTTCCTCCGCCTCTCGGACTTTCAGGACTACCTCGGCGAGTTCATCGATCGGCTTGAGGGCACCGCGAACGCCAAGAACCAGCCTCGCGAGTGGATCGAGGGCGAACTCCAGGACTGGTGTATCACGCGCGATCTGGACTGGGGGATCGAGTACCCAGGGAAAGAGGACCTCGTGCTCTACGTCTGGGTGGATGCCCCGGTCGAGTACGTTTCGAGCACGAAGGCGTACTCCGAGCGCGTCGGCGCGGAGGAGTTCGACTGGGAGGAGCCCTGGCAGGACGAGGGCGAACTCGTCCACGTCATCGGCCGCGACATCATCCAGCATCACACCGTCTTCTGGCCCTCGATGCTACACGGAGTCGACTACAACGAACCCCGCGCGGTGCTCGCGAGCGGGTTCGTCAACCTCGACGGCAAGGGGTTCTCCACGAGCCGGAATCGGGCCGTCTGGGTCGACGATTACTTGGAGGAAGGGTTCGACCCCGACCTCTATCGGTACTACATCACCACCGGCAGCGGGTTCCAACAGGACATCGACTTCTCGTGGGAGCGCTTCGCCGAACGGGTCAACGGCGAGCTCGTCGGCACCGTCGGGAATTTCCTCTATCGGTCGCTGCTGTTCGCCCACCGCAACTACGACGGCACGCCCGACACGGAGGTTTCGGACGGAGTCAGCGACCGGATCGAGGAGGCCATCGAGGACTTCCGAGACGGTGTCAACGACTACTCGGTGCGCGCGGTCGGGCAGTCGGCCGTCAAACTCGCCCAGTTCGGCAACGAGTACATCCAGGGCCACGAGCCGTGGAACCTCGAGGACCCCGAACGAGCC
This sequence is a window from Halococcus hamelinensis 100A6. Protein-coding genes within it:
- a CDS encoding inorganic phosphate transporter, whose amino-acid sequence is MVEPLLVVGLVVALFVGYNIGGANTGPAFGPAVGAGVLSKVAAAALMSVFFFLGAWTVGRRVVDTLGQDLLTDPGVFTIETSIVVLFFIGGALFIGNYSGAPASTSMTAVGAIAGLGVATNELDWAVMGEIAIWWIVAPLVGFWVSMVVGRYFYPAINSWIAVTTTEGALLEVDRSGTIPRLRRGTNTTVREVAGTVVVVAIACVMAFSAGTSNMANAIAPLYGAGVALDPLMILGGVAVTIGAFTIARRTLDTLGNDITTLPLTAAIVVAVISSGIVIGLSAIGIPASFVIIATMSIVGLGWGRATRTVAVSEVRRERTPPLSVDALAVDEPGEDAPAIGEEEPERVATAGELFDPGTTGRVIVMQNVVPVLSTIGAYATFRVAFEFWW
- the metG gene encoding methionine--tRNA ligase: MSHETFPTDHPAVVTCGLPYANGDLHVGHLRTYVGGDALARSLRKLGQETAFVSGSDMHGTPVAVNAWEEGVSPEEFALRHHEKYQETFPKFDIEFDNYGHTREETNVELTQEFVRELDEGGHIYEQEIEVAWDPEADQPLPDRYVEGTCPYCGEHARGDECDEGCGRHLEPGEIEEPTSVVTGNSAEYRTREHEFLRLSDFQDYLGEFIDRLEGTANAKNQPREWIEGELQDWCITRDLDWGIEYPGKEDLVLYVWVDAPVEYVSSTKAYSERVGAEEFDWEEPWQDEGELVHVIGRDIIQHHTVFWPSMLHGVDYNEPRAVLASGFVNLDGKGFSTSRNRAVWVDDYLEEGFDPDLYRYYITTGSGFQQDIDFSWERFAERVNGELVGTVGNFLYRSLLFAHRNYDGTPDTEVSDGVSDRIEEAIEDFRDGVNDYSVRAVGQSAVKLAQFGNEYIQGHEPWNLEDPERADVIRDCVQIAKAVVVLSEPIMPGTAERLWDQLDESGSVHEVGVGAALDAPPEVFDAPEEPFEGIDDDRVAELNERLEAQIAAAGEDSEAAAADEDADGEAAGESDGAAVEPIADDRIGFEEFGDLDIRVGEVKHAEGIEGADDLARLEVDLGAETRQIVAGIKQLHDLDALPGTRVVVLANIEKAELFGVESNGMILAAGEEADLLTTHADSPPGTKIR